In Lysobacter luteus, a single window of DNA contains:
- a CDS encoding sensor histidine kinase — protein sequence MSAPDDRGIPDTSFLYEHAPCGLLVTDGDGTIRHANATFCQWLGVDRAQLVGQRRFQDLLTVGGRIFHQTHWAPLLQMQGSIAEVKLDLAREGARPLPMMMNAIRRERDGVVVHELAVSIAEDRHTYERELMTARKRAEGLLAEQKQARDALAVAGTRLRLALEAGALQVWEMDPASGERYFDPGVALLLGRDRPGPVAYEDYVAAVHPDDREAALAALGRMLHAPATTYRHAYRINGDDGVQRTVLATARAVPGPDGMPGRVFGLLQDITELIEQRAAAEDRALFAEQMVGIVSHDLRNPLSTIRLGGQVLEMAGLPAVHQPVLGNITRATTRALRLVNDLLDFTRARLGQGLAVEVVPFDLHAAVATQLAELAQAYPEAQLVHRPEGDHPCAADPDRLAQLVGNLVSNAVAYGARGAPVIVASVARADGFTVSVHNTGPAIPEALRAVLFQPMVRGADVGAGSRSVGLGLYIVAEIMRAHRGTIDVESTEARGTVFAAHFPRAAGQDAPSGG from the coding sequence GTGTCCGCGCCTGACGACAGGGGGATCCCCGACACCAGCTTCCTCTACGAGCACGCGCCGTGCGGCCTGCTGGTGACCGATGGGGACGGCACCATCCGCCACGCCAACGCGACCTTCTGCCAATGGCTCGGGGTCGACCGCGCGCAGCTCGTCGGCCAACGGCGCTTCCAGGACCTGCTCACCGTCGGCGGGCGCATCTTCCACCAGACCCACTGGGCGCCGCTGCTGCAGATGCAGGGCTCCATCGCCGAAGTGAAGCTGGACCTGGCCCGCGAGGGCGCGCGGCCGTTGCCGATGATGATGAATGCCATCCGCCGCGAGCGCGATGGCGTGGTGGTGCACGAGCTGGCGGTGTCCATCGCTGAAGACCGGCACACCTATGAGCGCGAACTGATGACGGCGCGCAAGCGGGCCGAGGGCTTGCTGGCCGAGCAGAAGCAGGCGCGGGATGCGCTGGCGGTGGCTGGCACCCGCCTGCGCCTGGCGCTGGAAGCCGGCGCGCTGCAGGTGTGGGAGATGGACCCGGCGTCCGGCGAGCGTTACTTCGACCCGGGCGTGGCGTTGCTGCTGGGGCGCGACCGGCCCGGCCCGGTCGCCTACGAGGACTACGTGGCGGCGGTGCATCCGGACGACCGCGAAGCGGCCCTGGCGGCGTTGGGTCGCATGCTGCACGCGCCGGCCACCACCTACCGCCACGCCTACCGCATCAACGGGGACGACGGGGTCCAGCGCACGGTGCTGGCGACAGCGCGGGCCGTGCCCGGCCCCGACGGCATGCCCGGCCGCGTGTTCGGCCTGCTGCAGGACATCACCGAGCTGATCGAGCAGCGCGCCGCGGCGGAGGACCGGGCACTGTTCGCCGAGCAGATGGTCGGCATCGTCAGCCATGACCTGCGCAATCCGCTGTCCACCATCCGGCTGGGCGGCCAGGTGCTGGAGATGGCCGGCCTGCCCGCCGTGCACCAGCCGGTGCTGGGCAATATCACCCGTGCGACCACCCGCGCGCTGCGCCTGGTCAACGACCTGCTGGACTTCACCCGCGCAAGGTTGGGGCAGGGCCTTGCGGTGGAGGTGGTGCCGTTCGACCTGCACGCCGCGGTCGCCACCCAACTGGCGGAGCTGGCCCAGGCCTACCCCGAAGCGCAGCTGGTGCACCGGCCGGAAGGCGACCATCCCTGCGCGGCCGACCCCGACCGCCTGGCACAACTGGTCGGCAACCTGGTGTCCAACGCCGTGGCCTATGGCGCGCGCGGCGCGCCGGTCATCGTGGCGTCGGTGGCACGCGCCGACGGCTTCACGGTGTCGGTGCATAACACCGGCCCGGCAATCCCCGAAGCGCTGCGCGCGGTGCTGTTCCAGCCCATGGTGCGCGGCGCGGACGTCGGCGCCGGGTCCCGCAGCGTGGGCCTGGGCCTTTACATCGTCGCGGAGATCATGCGTGCGCACCGCGGCACCATCGACGTGGAATCCACCGAGGCGCGCGGCACCGTGTTCGCCGCGCACTTCCCGCGTGCGGCCGGCCAGGACGCCCCATCGGGCGGGTGA
- a CDS encoding alpha/beta fold hydrolase: MNTRNRHHVHIAGDGPATIVFAHGFGCDQNMWRLMAPAYEDRYRTIRYDLVGSGMSDLSAYDRERHGSLQGHADDLLEVIRDGAQGPVVFVGHSVSAMIGLLAGIKAPELIDAHVMLGPSPCYINDGDYIGGFSRADIDSLLETMEGNYLGWSSTMAPAIMGAPGQPELAEELTNSFCRTDPDIAAHFARVTFLSDNRADLPKLQAPVLVLQCSDDIIAPRPVGDYLQRTLPNSTLRIIENVGHCPHLSAPSASMAAMDEFLEALPLHDRVRA; the protein is encoded by the coding sequence ATGAACACGCGTAACCGCCACCACGTCCATATCGCCGGTGACGGCCCGGCCACGATCGTGTTCGCGCACGGCTTCGGCTGCGACCAGAACATGTGGCGGCTGATGGCGCCCGCCTACGAGGACCGCTACCGGACCATCCGCTACGACCTGGTCGGCAGCGGCATGTCGGACCTGTCGGCCTACGACCGCGAGCGCCATGGCAGCCTGCAGGGGCATGCCGACGACCTGCTGGAGGTCATCCGCGACGGCGCGCAGGGCCCGGTGGTCTTCGTCGGCCATTCGGTCAGCGCGATGATCGGCCTGCTGGCCGGCATCAAGGCGCCCGAGCTGATCGACGCCCACGTGATGCTCGGGCCGTCGCCCTGCTACATCAACGACGGCGACTACATCGGCGGCTTCTCGCGCGCGGACATCGACTCGTTGCTGGAAACGATGGAGGGCAACTACCTCGGGTGGTCGAGCACGATGGCGCCGGCCATCATGGGCGCGCCGGGGCAGCCGGAGTTGGCGGAGGAGCTCACCAACAGCTTCTGTCGCACCGACCCCGACATCGCCGCGCACTTCGCCCGGGTGACGTTCCTGTCCGACAACCGTGCCGACCTTCCCAAGCTGCAGGCGCCGGTGCTGGTCCTGCAGTGCAGCGACGACATCATCGCGCCGCGGCCGGTGGGCGACTACCTGCAGCGGACGCTGCCCAACTCCACCTTGCGCATCATCGAGAACGTCGGGCATTGCCCGCACCTGAGCGCGCCGAGCGCGAGCATGGCGGCGATGGACGAGTTCCTGGAGGCCTTGCCGTTGCACGACCGTGTCCGCGCCTGA
- the ygiD gene encoding 4,5-DOPA-extradiol-dioxygenase: MKTNAAMPAAFLGHGSPMNALERNRFTDAWRSFGASVPRPRAILMVSAHWYVNATAVTAMARPRTIHDFFGFPQPLFDVQYPAPGLPELAEEVADIARPDHVGADLDGWGLDHGTWSVLVHAFPDADVPVVQLSINALKPPEWHVELGARLSRLRERGVLLMASGNVVHNLRAIDWAQPDAGFDWARRFDEHAHQVLTERPGDAASLVSHRDYAMAAPTPEHFLPVLYIAGAAAAAGTPAQTLVDGYAYGSLSMTSYGVGCDCPESEDTLGGAAPLSTAVPADESNI; the protein is encoded by the coding sequence ATGAAGACCAACGCCGCCATGCCCGCCGCCTTCCTCGGCCACGGCAGCCCGATGAACGCGCTGGAGCGCAACCGCTTCACCGACGCCTGGCGCAGCTTCGGCGCCTCGGTGCCACGGCCGCGCGCCATCCTGATGGTGTCCGCCCACTGGTACGTCAACGCCACCGCGGTCACCGCCATGGCCCGGCCGCGCACCATCCACGACTTCTTCGGTTTCCCGCAGCCGCTGTTCGACGTGCAGTACCCGGCGCCAGGGCTACCCGAGCTGGCCGAGGAAGTCGCCGACATTGCCCGTCCCGACCATGTCGGCGCCGACCTGGACGGGTGGGGGCTGGACCACGGCACCTGGTCGGTGCTGGTGCATGCCTTCCCCGACGCCGACGTGCCGGTGGTGCAGCTGTCGATCAACGCACTCAAGCCGCCGGAGTGGCACGTCGAACTGGGTGCGCGGCTGTCGCGCCTGCGCGAGCGTGGCGTGCTGCTGATGGCCAGCGGCAACGTGGTGCACAACCTGCGCGCGATCGACTGGGCCCAGCCCGATGCCGGCTTCGACTGGGCGCGGCGGTTCGACGAGCACGCCCACCAGGTGCTGACCGAGCGTCCCGGGGATGCGGCCTCGCTGGTCTCCCACCGCGACTACGCAATGGCCGCGCCCACGCCCGAACACTTCCTGCCGGTGCTCTACATCGCCGGCGCCGCCGCCGCGGCCGGCACCCCGGCGCAGACACTGGTGGACGGCTACGCCTACGGCTCGCTGTCGATGACCAGCTACGGCGTCGGCTGTGACTGCCCCGAGAGCGAAGACACGCTGGGCGGCGCCGCGCCGTTGTCGACCGCCGTGCCGGCCGACGAAAGCAACATCTGA
- a CDS encoding efflux RND transporter periplasmic adaptor subunit, with the protein MKRTVLLVVAAVLAVALAGWAWASWRGPALPGYEVQQRPLVQTVVATGRVVASSRAQVGSAITAVVAERRVQEGDRVQPGDVLAVLRADDLEAALREAEASLARLQQSTRPQAQASLREAEARLAQARRETTRRRELADRQLVARETLEQAVQAETAARAAAEQARLAARALGAGNPEEAAARARVASARAQLDKTLVRAEVAGTVLVRNVEPGDLVQPGRVLFEIARTGATEVLVPVDEKNLGVLRVGQPAQCVADAYPAQPFPARIAFIAPGVDPQRGSVDIRLAVDPVPEFVRQDMTVSVNVETGRRDAALVVPNDALGAVAGDRAEVWRVKDGRAGRTPVRLGLRGLTLTEVVDGLAPGDRVLADAGAGLQDGDRVRVDLDPLPAATAAASRNELPVSLD; encoded by the coding sequence ATGAAGCGCACCGTGCTCCTCGTGGTTGCCGCCGTCCTGGCCGTGGCCCTCGCCGGCTGGGCATGGGCGAGTTGGCGTGGCCCGGCGCTACCCGGGTACGAGGTGCAGCAGCGGCCGCTGGTGCAGACGGTGGTGGCCACCGGCCGGGTGGTGGCGTCGTCGCGGGCGCAGGTGGGCAGCGCCATCACCGCGGTGGTAGCGGAGCGGCGCGTGCAGGAGGGGGACCGGGTCCAGCCCGGCGACGTGCTGGCGGTGCTGCGCGCCGACGACCTGGAGGCCGCGCTGCGCGAGGCCGAAGCCAGCTTGGCGCGGCTGCAGCAGTCCACCCGCCCGCAGGCGCAGGCCAGCCTGCGCGAGGCCGAGGCCCGCTTGGCGCAGGCCCGCCGCGAGACGACGCGCCGCCGCGAGCTGGCCGACCGCCAGCTGGTGGCCCGCGAGACCCTGGAGCAGGCGGTGCAGGCCGAGACGGCCGCGCGCGCCGCCGCCGAGCAGGCCCGGCTGGCGGCACGGGCATTGGGTGCCGGAAACCCTGAGGAAGCCGCCGCCCGCGCCCGCGTGGCCAGCGCCCGCGCGCAGCTCGACAAGACCCTCGTGCGCGCCGAAGTGGCCGGCACCGTGCTGGTCCGCAACGTCGAACCCGGCGACCTGGTGCAACCGGGGCGGGTGCTGTTCGAGATCGCCCGGACGGGTGCCACCGAGGTGCTGGTGCCGGTGGACGAGAAGAACCTGGGCGTATTGCGCGTCGGCCAGCCGGCGCAGTGCGTGGCCGATGCCTATCCGGCACAACCGTTCCCCGCGCGGATCGCCTTCATCGCCCCGGGCGTGGACCCCCAACGCGGGTCGGTCGACATCCGCCTGGCGGTGGACCCCGTGCCGGAATTCGTGCGGCAGGACATGACCGTGTCGGTCAACGTGGAGACCGGCCGCCGCGATGCCGCGCTGGTGGTGCCCAACGATGCGCTGGGCGCGGTGGCCGGCGACCGCGCCGAGGTCTGGCGCGTCAAGGACGGCCGCGCCGGCCGTACCCCGGTACGGCTGGGCCTGCGCGGACTCACGCTGACCGAGGTCGTCGACGGGCTGGCGCCCGGTGACCGGGTGCTGGCCGACGCCGGCGCCGGGCTGCAGGACGGCGACCGGGTCCGCGTGGACCTGGACCCGCTGCCGGCCGCCACGGCGGCGGCCTCGCGCAACGAGCTGCCGGTGAGCCTCGACTGA
- a CDS encoding ABC transporter permease produces the protein MPMWLEWTIATRFLREGRAQSVLILVGIAVGVAVIVFLTALITGLQGNIIERTLGTQAHIRVEPADETNHVLPPPDGTVQLVLETRRAQRLRSINNWPQVRDVLDRLPGVTAVSPVVSGPAFARRGEALESVALVGIDAERYQRIIPIGEDIVEGTFRIGAGDAVVGRQLAIELGMRAGDKLRIDAGEGRETVVNVAGVFELGVRELDARYVYLDMKQAQSLLDLPGGATLIDVTVADIFDAQPVAARIGRLTGLKAESWMETNTQLMNALRSQSLSTQMISVFVALSVALGIASVLSVSVVQRTREIGILRAMGTTRRQMLGVFLVQGALFGLAGALLGGAAGYALVAAFNNFGPRLFYIPVEPSLLVAATLLATLTGTVSAALPARRAARLDPVEAIRHV, from the coding sequence ATGCCCATGTGGCTGGAATGGACCATCGCCACCCGCTTCCTGCGCGAGGGCCGCGCGCAGAGCGTGCTTATCCTGGTCGGCATCGCGGTGGGCGTGGCGGTGATCGTCTTCCTGACCGCGCTGATCACCGGCCTGCAGGGCAACATCATCGAGCGCACGCTCGGCACCCAGGCGCACATCCGGGTGGAGCCGGCGGACGAGACCAACCACGTGTTGCCGCCGCCCGACGGCACCGTGCAGCTGGTGCTGGAGACCCGCCGCGCGCAGCGCCTGCGCTCCATCAACAACTGGCCGCAGGTGCGCGACGTGCTCGACCGCCTGCCCGGGGTCACCGCGGTGTCGCCGGTGGTCTCCGGGCCGGCGTTTGCCCGGCGCGGCGAGGCGCTGGAGTCGGTGGCGCTGGTGGGCATCGACGCCGAGCGGTACCAGCGGATCATCCCGATTGGCGAGGACATCGTCGAAGGGACCTTCCGCATCGGCGCCGGCGATGCCGTGGTGGGCCGCCAGCTGGCGATCGAACTGGGGATGCGCGCCGGTGACAAGCTGCGCATCGACGCCGGCGAGGGCCGGGAGACCGTGGTCAACGTGGCCGGCGTCTTTGAGCTGGGCGTGCGCGAACTGGACGCCCGCTACGTGTACCTGGACATGAAGCAGGCGCAATCGCTGCTCGACCTGCCCGGCGGCGCCACGCTGATTGATGTCACCGTCGCCGACATCTTTGACGCGCAGCCGGTGGCCGCGCGCATCGGCCGGTTGACCGGGCTGAAAGCCGAGAGCTGGATGGAGACCAACACCCAGCTGATGAACGCGCTGCGCTCGCAAAGCCTGTCGACGCAGATGATCAGTGTGTTCGTGGCGCTGAGCGTGGCCCTGGGCATTGCCAGCGTGCTGTCGGTGAGCGTGGTCCAGCGCACCCGCGAGATCGGCATCCTGCGGGCGATGGGCACCACCCGCCGGCAGATGCTGGGCGTGTTCCTGGTGCAGGGCGCGCTGTTCGGGCTGGCCGGCGCGCTGCTGGGGGGCGCGGCCGGCTACGCGCTGGTGGCGGCCTTCAACAACTTCGGCCCCCGGCTCTTCTATATCCCGGTGGAGCCGAGCCTGCTGGTCGCGGCCACGCTGTTGGCCACGCTGACCGGCACGGTGTCGGCGGCACTGCCGGCGCGGCGGGCGGCGCGGCTGGACCCGGTGGAGGCGATCCGCCATGTCTGA